In the Elstera cyanobacteriorum genome, one interval contains:
- a CDS encoding amidase, which yields MPHRHPPQRALHDGSETAVSYLTAALTRIDDPAGEGAKTFLAVHRTTALAAADHADRLRAAGIVPSPLSGLVVSVKDLVDEVGQVTRSGSIVLNEAPPAVRDSPVVARLRAAGAVIVGRTNMTEFAFSGLGLNPHYGTPRNPYGREIGAGRIPGGSSSGAAVSVADGMAHVAIGSDTGGSVRIPAALCGLVGFKPTARRVPRDGVLPLSTTLDSIGPLAKTVDLCAQADAVLSGDPTAPLPMPLNPHGLRLLAPTNAVLDGMDATVAAAYERTLSVLAAAGAKIVEAALPVLNDVQAIGARGGFSAPEAYAWHRDLLARDGDRYDPRVRVRIEKAQTMTAADYIEALALRAAFVRSMDAALAPYDALVMPTVPVIAPRFDEVASEEDYARLNLLILRNPALVNMADGCALTLPCHRPGEPPVGISLVGAPMHDRRILAIGRALEPIVRAG from the coding sequence ATGCCCCATCGACACCCCCCGCAGCGCGCCCTGCATGACGGCTCGGAAACCGCCGTCAGCTACCTTACGGCGGCGCTGACCCGGATCGACGATCCTGCGGGGGAAGGGGCGAAGACATTCCTGGCGGTCCACCGCACAACGGCGCTGGCGGCGGCAGACCATGCCGACCGGCTGCGCGCGGCGGGCATCGTACCGTCGCCGCTGAGTGGGCTGGTTGTGTCGGTCAAAGATCTGGTCGATGAGGTGGGGCAGGTCACGCGCTCCGGCTCAATCGTGCTGAACGAGGCCCCTCCGGCGGTGCGCGACTCGCCCGTGGTGGCCCGGTTGCGGGCCGCAGGGGCGGTGATCGTTGGCCGCACGAATATGACGGAGTTCGCCTTTAGCGGCCTGGGCCTCAACCCCCATTACGGCACGCCGCGCAATCCCTATGGCCGCGAAATCGGGGCGGGACGGATTCCCGGGGGCTCTAGCTCCGGGGCGGCGGTGTCGGTCGCGGATGGTATGGCCCATGTTGCCATCGGGTCCGATACCGGTGGATCGGTGCGCATTCCGGCGGCGCTCTGCGGCCTCGTCGGCTTTAAGCCGACCGCCCGCCGAGTGCCGCGCGACGGGGTTTTGCCGCTGTCGACGACACTCGACTCGATTGGTCCGCTGGCCAAAACCGTCGATCTGTGCGCCCAGGCCGATGCGGTGCTGAGCGGCGATCCAACGGCGCCGCTGCCGATGCCGCTCAATCCCCACGGGCTGCGCCTGCTGGCGCCGACCAACGCCGTGCTGGATGGGATGGATGCGACCGTTGCCGCGGCCTACGAGCGCACCTTGTCGGTCCTGGCCGCTGCAGGCGCGAAGATCGTTGAAGCCGCTCTGCCGGTGCTGAACGATGTGCAGGCGATTGGCGCGCGCGGTGGATTTTCGGCGCCGGAGGCGTATGCGTGGCACCGCGACCTGTTGGCCCGCGACGGCGACCGCTACGATCCGCGCGTGCGCGTGCGCATCGAAAAAGCCCAAACCATGACCGCCGCCGATTACATCGAGGCGCTGGCGTTGCGGGCAGCCTTCGTGCGGAGCATGGACGCGGCCTTGGCGCCCTATGACGCGCTGGTCATGCCGACCGTGCCGGTCATCGCCCCGCGCTTTGACGAGGTGGCGAGCGAGGAAGATTATGCGCGCTTGAATCTGCTGATTTTACGCAATCCCGCGCTGGTCAATATGGCCGATGGCTGCGCCTTGACGTTGCCGTGCCATCGTCCGGGGGAACCGCCCGTCGGCATCAGCCTGGTGGGGGCGCCGATGCACGACCGGCGTATTTTGGCCATCGGTCGGGCGCTGGAGCCGATTGTGCGCGCCGGTTAG
- the pyrC gene encoding dihydroorotase, with the protein MTDIQTPLSLTIRRPDDWHVHLRDGDMLAAVVPHTANSFARAIVMPNLVPPLTTRAAVAAYRDRIRAAVPKGVSFEPLMTAYLTDAITPDEIAAGFAEKIWVAAKLYPAKATTNSDFGVTSINGIMPVLERMADIGMPLLVHGEVTDQHVDIFDRESMFIDTVLALLCDRLPDLKIVFEHVTTADAVAFVKSHPQNVAATITAHHLHINRNAMFQGGIRPHFYCLPVAKREIHRLALRDAATSGDPRFFLGTDSAPHLARDKESACGCAGLFTAPSALAAYLQVFEEEGALDRFEGFASLHGPAFYGLPINVQKVTLARVSDGQAERVAAEIVARDQHIVPFWAGQALPWRIVEPATLPA; encoded by the coding sequence ATGACCGATATTCAAACCCCACTTTCTCTGACCATCCGCCGTCCTGACGATTGGCATGTGCATCTGCGCGACGGCGATATGCTGGCGGCGGTCGTGCCGCATACGGCAAACTCCTTCGCGCGCGCGATTGTTATGCCGAACCTTGTGCCACCGCTGACCACCCGCGCCGCCGTTGCGGCCTATCGCGACCGCATCCGCGCCGCCGTGCCGAAGGGCGTTAGCTTCGAGCCGCTGATGACGGCCTATCTGACCGATGCCATTACCCCGGACGAAATCGCCGCCGGGTTTGCCGAGAAAATCTGGGTGGCGGCGAAACTCTATCCCGCCAAGGCGACGACCAACTCCGATTTCGGCGTGACCTCCATCAACGGCATCATGCCAGTGCTGGAGAGGATGGCCGACATTGGCATGCCGCTGCTGGTGCATGGCGAGGTGACGGATCAGCACGTCGATATTTTCGACCGCGAGTCGATGTTCATTGATACGGTGCTAGCGCTGCTCTGTGATCGGCTGCCGGACCTGAAGATTGTCTTCGAGCATGTGACGACGGCGGATGCGGTGGCCTTCGTGAAGTCCCACCCGCAGAATGTGGCGGCGACGATTACGGCGCATCATCTACACATCAACCGCAACGCCATGTTCCAAGGCGGCATCCGCCCGCATTTCTACTGCCTGCCGGTGGCGAAGCGCGAAATTCACCGGCTGGCGTTGCGCGATGCCGCGACCTCTGGCGATCCGCGCTTTTTCCTGGGAACCGACTCGGCGCCGCATCTGGCCCGCGATAAGGAAAGCGCCTGCGGGTGCGCCGGGCTTTTCACGGCACCCTCGGCCTTGGCGGCCTATCTGCAGGTCTTTGAGGAAGAAGGGGCGCTCGACCGGTTCGAAGGCTTCGCCAGCCTGCACGGACCGGCCTTTTACGGTCTGCCGATCAATGTGCAGAAAGTCACCCTCGCCCGCGTGAGCGACGGCCAAGCAGAACGGGTTGCGGCGGAGATCGTCGCCCGAGATCAGCATATCGTGCCGTTCTGGGCCGGGCAGGCGCTACCTTGGCGGATTGTGGAACCGGCCACACTTCCGGCGTAA
- a CDS encoding SMR family transporter translates to MTQNTLILYLPLYILYAAIGTAAAAAAKIAMAHLLARRWAASLPSGIIAGALVASNFALLGFLLSRIDMSVAAPMAIGVNLIVAALLARLLFRERLDAWKIAGMAALMIGVGLLAWG, encoded by the coding sequence ATGACCCAGAATACGCTGATCCTCTATCTGCCGCTCTACATCCTCTATGCCGCTATCGGCACGGCGGCGGCGGCGGCGGCAAAGATTGCGATGGCACATCTGCTGGCGCGGCGCTGGGCGGCCTCACTTCCCTCTGGGATAATCGCCGGCGCGCTGGTTGCCAGCAATTTCGCCCTGCTCGGGTTTCTGTTGTCGCGGATTGATATGAGCGTGGCGGCGCCGATGGCGATTGGCGTCAACCTGATCGTCGCAGCGCTGCTGGCACGGCTTCTGTTTCGGGAGCGGCTGGATGCTTGGAAAATCGCCGGGATGGCAGCGCTGATGATCGGCGTTGGCCTGCTGGCCTGGGGGTGA
- a CDS encoding DegT/DnrJ/EryC1/StrS family aminotransferase: MSAANILSLQNALTLARTPAAQPVPATVTPLPSPDSEPLYFARPSAQYRAMHGEIDAAIQSVLDGHTYILGEAVKQFEAEFAAYTGAKYAIGVANGTDALHLALRALGIGDGDEVITTAHTAIATVAAIEMSGATPVFADITADRYTLDPVDVARKITPRTKAILPVHLYGHPADMGPLLELAARHKLEVIEDCAQAHAAEWHNHQVGTIGKIGCFSLYPTKNLGAIGDAGIVITSDEAVADKLRLLRQYGWRDRQLSLISGFNSRLDELQAAILRVKLRHLDETTARRRQIARAYSEAFADLPLTLPRDIDGNLHVYHLYVLRTPQREALKAHLAGQNIHAGIHYPIPCHKHPALAERCATLSLPVTEQLADQILSLPMYPELTDGQVERVIRAVRSFYTA; the protein is encoded by the coding sequence GTGTCCGCTGCCAATATCCTCAGCTTGCAGAATGCGCTGACCCTCGCCCGCACCCCCGCTGCCCAGCCGGTTCCGGCCACCGTCACACCGCTCCCGTCCCCCGATAGCGAACCGCTGTATTTCGCCCGCCCCAGCGCCCAGTACCGGGCGATGCACGGCGAGATTGACGCGGCGATCCAGTCGGTTCTCGATGGCCATACCTACATCCTCGGTGAAGCCGTCAAGCAGTTCGAAGCCGAATTCGCGGCCTACACGGGCGCCAAATACGCCATCGGTGTCGCCAACGGCACGGATGCGCTGCACCTCGCCCTGCGCGCCCTTGGCATTGGCGACGGCGATGAGGTGATCACGACGGCCCATACCGCCATCGCCACCGTCGCCGCGATTGAAATGAGCGGCGCCACTCCGGTTTTCGCCGATATTACCGCCGACCGCTACACGCTGGACCCGGTGGATGTCGCGCGCAAGATCACGCCGCGCACCAAGGCAATTCTGCCGGTCCATCTCTACGGTCATCCGGCGGATATGGGACCGCTGCTGGAGCTGGCGGCGCGCCATAAGCTCGAAGTCATCGAAGACTGCGCCCAGGCCCATGCGGCGGAGTGGCATAACCATCAAGTCGGCACCATCGGCAAGATCGGCTGCTTCAGCCTGTATCCGACCAAGAACCTCGGCGCGATCGGCGATGCCGGTATCGTCATCACCAGCGACGAAGCCGTAGCGGATAAGCTGCGCCTACTGCGCCAATATGGGTGGCGCGACCGGCAGCTTAGCCTGATTTCGGGCTTTAACTCGCGCCTGGACGAGCTTCAGGCCGCCATTCTGCGGGTAAAACTGCGGCACCTCGACGAAACCACCGCGCGCCGTCGCCAGATCGCCCGCGCCTATTCCGAAGCCTTTGCCGATCTGCCCCTGACCCTGCCGCGCGATATCGACGGCAATCTGCACGTCTATCACCTCTACGTCCTGCGCACCCCGCAGCGGGAAGCCCTGAAAGCCCATCTGGCGGGGCAGAACATCCATGCGGGCATTCATTACCCCATCCCCTGCCATAAGCATCCGGCCCTGGCCGAACGCTGTGCTACCCTGTCGCTACCGGTGACGGAACAGTTGGCCGACCAAATCCTGTCGTTGCCGATGTACCCGGAACTGACGGATGGCCAAGTGGAGCGGGTGATCCGGGCGGTCCGCAGCTTTTATACCGCGTAA
- the flgN gene encoding flagellar export chaperone FlgN — MTEFADDDQGQDALTQLSFDLREVTELIDRLTAVLDEETALIDEGRIAEIEPLQVEKNRLSAAIRQATGSLEPIIDFLYETDDPEIAADRDDMIDAVLMLKDASEQNERVIRAALRATSRLVSALVHTARNVAAEDSRAYTAAGSVAKNAPGTAMGAVDHSL; from the coding sequence ATGACCGAATTCGCCGACGATGATCAGGGCCAGGATGCTCTGACTCAACTGTCGTTCGACCTGCGGGAAGTGACCGAACTCATCGACCGGCTAACCGCCGTGTTGGATGAGGAAACGGCCCTGATCGACGAAGGCCGCATTGCTGAGATCGAACCGCTTCAGGTGGAAAAGAACCGGCTTTCGGCGGCTATCCGGCAGGCGACCGGCAGTCTCGAACCGATTATCGACTTTCTCTACGAAACCGATGATCCCGAGATCGCGGCAGACCGCGACGATATGATCGATGCGGTGCTGATGCTGAAGGATGCGTCCGAACAGAACGAACGGGTCATCCGGGCGGCGCTGCGGGCCACGTCGCGGCTGGTTAGCGCGCTGGTTCATACGGCGCGTAATGTCGCTGCCGAAGACAGCCGCGCCTATACGGCGGCGGGGTCGGTCGCGAAGAATGCGCCGGGAACGGCGATGGGTGCGGTAGATCATTCGCTGTAG
- the flgK gene encoding flagellar hook-associated protein FlgK — translation MSLSLSLNSAISGLRAAQNSLAVISNNVSNAKTAGYTKKVQPQVNVTYNGMGAGVVSQTVYRQTDELMRREIRKETSTQGRTTIENDFLKQIQTMYGKTESGGRLGSAITAFNTALNALSTTPESSSAQLNVVASAKALTLTMNDMAQQVTDMRTSGARQVGDAVTEVNTNLQQVQELNRQITRAYALGQPTGDLEDTRDLALSKIAENMDIQTFRRDTGEMVVFTKSGRILVDGNAVQLSYTTPNVMGVTDKVPAITINGQNVDIKSEFRDGKIAGLINTVDNTLSGIAGQLNQLAESLYGNSARTTGVVDQPQYGPATYPFGRLNTTPSETSGTITNPTYLDITRSGSTLQLGVNFNIGDTLTFSNGATARVEAVDTNAASANVRFKITALSGGFNVSSTAPVSITQVNGVALGGAAANITGIDSGYRFFTGVDLTHYTSTTGGYVAQNNAASIAIHPNLDPSQGGTAALLALANDPFTKNLAKTLSDTFTQMQSVAQNIGGVASGNYTYAGYATSMVSQNAIVASKAAADQSFQVEFVRSLQSQSAEIEGVNVDEEMANLVTYQNAYSASARVVTTISEMFDTLLGIKS, via the coding sequence ATGAGCCTCTCGCTCTCCCTCAATAGTGCAATCAGCGGGCTGCGGGCTGCGCAAAACTCGTTGGCGGTCATTTCCAATAACGTCTCGAACGCGAAGACGGCGGGCTATACCAAAAAGGTCCAGCCGCAGGTTAACGTAACCTACAACGGCATGGGGGCCGGGGTCGTTTCCCAGACCGTCTATCGCCAGACCGACGAGTTGATGCGCCGGGAGATCCGCAAGGAAACCTCGACCCAAGGCCGCACGACCATCGAAAACGACTTCCTGAAGCAAATTCAAACGATGTACGGGAAGACGGAAAGCGGCGGCCGCCTGGGCAGTGCCATTACCGCCTTCAATACCGCACTGAATGCGTTATCGACGACGCCGGAATCCTCCTCCGCGCAGTTGAACGTCGTCGCCAGCGCTAAGGCCCTGACGCTGACCATGAACGATATGGCGCAGCAGGTGACCGATATGCGGACCAGCGGCGCCCGGCAGGTCGGCGACGCGGTAACGGAGGTGAACACCAACCTGCAACAGGTGCAGGAACTCAACCGTCAGATCACCCGCGCCTATGCGCTGGGCCAGCCGACCGGCGATCTTGAAGATACGCGCGATCTCGCGCTGTCGAAGATTGCCGAGAATATGGATATCCAGACCTTCCGCCGCGATACGGGCGAAATGGTGGTTTTCACCAAATCGGGCCGCATTCTGGTGGACGGTAACGCCGTACAACTGTCCTACACGACGCCGAACGTCATGGGCGTGACGGATAAGGTGCCCGCTATCACGATCAACGGGCAGAATGTCGATATTAAGTCAGAGTTCCGCGACGGTAAGATTGCTGGGCTGATCAATACGGTCGATAATACCCTGTCGGGTATCGCCGGACAGTTAAACCAGCTCGCCGAATCGCTGTACGGCAACTCTGCCCGCACCACCGGTGTTGTTGATCAGCCGCAGTATGGCCCTGCCACCTACCCCTTCGGTCGCCTGAACACGACGCCGAGTGAAACAAGTGGGACGATAACCAATCCGACCTATCTCGATATCACCCGGAGCGGCAGCACCCTGCAACTGGGCGTGAATTTCAACATCGGCGACACGCTGACCTTCAGCAATGGTGCCACGGCGCGCGTCGAGGCCGTCGATACGAATGCCGCCAGTGCCAATGTGCGTTTTAAGATCACTGCGCTCAGCGGCGGCTTTAACGTGAGCAGCACAGCCCCTGTCTCGATCACCCAGGTCAACGGCGTTGCCTTGGGCGGCGCGGCGGCGAATATCACCGGGATCGATAGCGGGTACCGCTTCTTCACAGGGGTTGACCTGACCCATTACACCAGCACGACGGGCGGCTATGTGGCGCAGAATAATGCTGCCAGCATCGCCATTCACCCGAACCTGGACCCCAGCCAAGGCGGCACAGCGGCCCTGCTCGCCCTGGCCAATGACCCCTTCACGAAGAATCTGGCAAAAACCCTGTCGGATACCTTCACCCAGATGCAGAGCGTGGCCCAAAACATCGGCGGCGTTGCTTCGGGTAACTATACCTACGCCGGCTACGCCACGTCGATGGTGTCCCAGAATGCCATCGTGGCCAGCAAAGCCGCCGCCGACCAGAGCTTCCAAGTGGAGTTCGTTCGCTCCCTGCAAAGCCAATCGGCAGAAATCGAAGGCGTGAATGTCGACGAGGAAATGGCCAATCTGGTGACCTATCAGAACGCCTATTCGGCGTCGGCCCGCGTCGTCACTACCATTAGCGAAATGTTCGATACCCTGCTGGGTATCAAGTCGTAA
- a CDS encoding flagellin produces MPSRIGTQALFQTQLSYLMRLQTQQSLVNEQIATGFKSQTFAGVASDSGSIISSKAMMTKIDQYNQNITIATNRSKLMDTSLSSIDKSISSLQGYLAQLSNSTTPPDVPRLAKDLLNQVTDYLNLSDGSRYLFSGSNTQTAPVKTLSYTSGVAATVPAVPSTLTAAGTPRQTASALPLPTTNVFPAANFDPATQTFYAPDPDNPTVLKQFKQALPPLTTIEVTQDTAAAIEIGRILEDPTTGARARVMYATNATPAGLGGTARLYVEKLNEANFTPDGTLSMTELTQTGSTYSETVTATTFTMIGDMRNANIDTQSIELAGALPTSIVPGGIIDIGNTGNRFIVQSIEPAKTAGGNPVLQVRPLGTATVASTNVGVGAGRQVFVVDQKTNTSSAVGNVATRTIAGNNYEKIGVPADYQTNSTTVGGTGYYTNAQAAREILNPQKVQVSENSTVDYGVSADQAGFARLIYTLNFLQQQGSPLNANDVTTANKILVEARTQITSMRASLGINQKTMAGILDENNLQKSIANNNFDDLAKQDRTEAIATLTSLQTTLEASYQSFASVQNLNLQSFLR; encoded by the coding sequence ATGCCCAGCCGGATCGGAACGCAAGCGCTTTTCCAGACGCAACTTAGCTACCTGATGCGCCTCCAGACGCAACAGTCCCTCGTAAATGAACAGATCGCGACGGGGTTCAAGTCCCAAACCTTCGCGGGCGTTGCGTCGGACAGCGGGTCGATCATCTCGTCCAAAGCGATGATGACGAAGATTGATCAGTATAATCAGAACATAACGATTGCGACCAACCGGTCGAAGCTGATGGATACGTCGCTCAGCAGCATTGATAAGTCGATCAGCTCTCTTCAGGGCTACTTGGCGCAATTGTCAAACTCGACGACGCCCCCCGACGTACCGAGGTTAGCGAAAGATCTGCTCAATCAGGTGACAGATTATCTGAACCTGAGCGATGGGTCGCGGTATCTTTTCTCCGGCTCGAACACTCAAACCGCCCCGGTTAAGACACTCTCGTATACGTCCGGCGTCGCGGCAACGGTTCCCGCCGTCCCGTCAACACTGACGGCCGCCGGGACCCCCCGGCAGACAGCATCCGCTCTCCCCCTCCCAACGACGAACGTGTTTCCAGCCGCCAATTTCGATCCGGCAACACAGACGTTTTACGCCCCGGATCCAGATAACCCCACCGTCCTGAAGCAATTCAAGCAGGCTCTACCGCCGCTAACGACGATCGAAGTAACGCAGGATACCGCTGCTGCCATTGAAATTGGCCGTATCCTGGAAGACCCCACCACCGGCGCCCGCGCCCGCGTCATGTATGCGACCAATGCGACACCCGCGGGCCTCGGCGGAACAGCCCGCCTTTACGTGGAAAAGCTGAACGAGGCGAATTTCACGCCGGATGGCACGCTATCGATGACCGAGTTGACCCAGACGGGTTCGACTTACTCCGAAACCGTCACGGCAACGACTTTTACGATGATTGGCGATATGCGTAACGCCAATATCGACACCCAGTCGATTGAACTGGCCGGAGCGCTGCCAACCTCGATCGTCCCTGGTGGGATTATCGATATCGGCAATACGGGCAATCGCTTCATTGTTCAGTCGATCGAACCGGCAAAGACTGCAGGCGGGAACCCTGTTCTCCAGGTGCGCCCCCTCGGAACAGCGACCGTTGCCTCGACCAATGTCGGCGTCGGGGCAGGGCGGCAGGTTTTTGTCGTGGATCAGAAGACCAATACGTCGAGTGCCGTGGGTAACGTCGCGACACGGACGATTGCCGGTAATAACTACGAAAAAATCGGTGTCCCTGCCGATTATCAAACTAACAGCACCACGGTAGGCGGGACGGGCTATTACACGAACGCCCAAGCTGCACGCGAAATTTTGAACCCCCAGAAGGTTCAAGTTTCAGAGAACTCCACCGTCGATTATGGCGTCAGTGCTGATCAGGCCGGGTTTGCCCGCCTAATCTACACGCTTAACTTCTTGCAGCAGCAAGGCTCGCCTCTCAATGCCAACGATGTGACTACAGCCAATAAAATTTTGGTCGAGGCCCGGACGCAGATCACCAGCATGCGCGCCTCCCTTGGGATCAACCAAAAGACAATGGCAGGCATTCTCGACGAGAATAACTTGCAAAAGTCAATCGCCAATAACAACTTTGATGACCTAGCCAAGCAAGATCGTACCGAAGCGATTGCAACGCTAACAAGCTTGCAAACGACTCTTGAAGCCTCCTATCAATCCTTTGCGAGTGTTCAGAACCTGAACTTACAAAGCTTCTTGCGCTAA
- a CDS encoding GNAT family N-acetyltransferase, with protein sequence MLRRAKSVDIPFMVKGYEIGLRDGNFSESKMQINAFFANTTTHKNVHSYIYEHNGTVSGYAILRKKDDIRHEIMMMFVDPSVQGQGVGRKFLTAMLTGPLKDSPVLCSTTQPASARMMRLLKSLGFERKIEAADGVYWEKLNTPGATSALPAKPKGGASSPAQPTGQAPAPRLLLPVPMLEEAAETGDDLVQATKVTPQLPKSYAPKPVSNTPPPVLEGEAVVIPSTDPEAPTPQTISASPPSAPPEEPAALPASPSDTPPSALEESQSPPPAPPAQALISTEPAELAVDSPEATPVAEIQPPGSASLPQPPADFSAKARELGYVSKQERARQLARELFQTLRSQDEPATPEQLPAPIDTPPSTEAPDTEEIPLLATLNVVREKMGSLPGVSLPPLDRYRLMELNKKDLENMNVVELAALSAQLVKLAKDQLAEIDRLKVATQKRR encoded by the coding sequence ATGCTTCGCCGCGCTAAATCCGTCGATATCCCCTTCATGGTGAAAGGTTACGAAATCGGCCTTCGGGACGGAAATTTTTCCGAATCGAAGATGCAGATCAATGCCTTTTTCGCCAATACAACGACTCATAAAAATGTTCATTCTTATATTTACGAGCATAATGGCACCGTCTCTGGCTATGCCATTCTTCGGAAAAAGGATGATATCCGCCACGAAATCATGATGATGTTCGTTGACCCTAGCGTTCAAGGCCAGGGCGTTGGGCGTAAATTCTTGACCGCTATGTTGACGGGGCCTTTAAAGGACTCGCCAGTTCTTTGCTCCACCACACAACCCGCCTCGGCCCGAATGATGAGATTGTTAAAGAGTTTGGGGTTTGAGCGAAAAATTGAAGCGGCAGATGGGGTCTATTGGGAAAAGCTCAATACACCAGGCGCCACCTCAGCCCTTCCAGCCAAACCTAAGGGGGGAGCCTCCTCTCCAGCCCAACCGACGGGACAGGCCCCGGCCCCACGACTTTTACTTCCCGTTCCCATGCTTGAAGAGGCGGCGGAAACAGGCGACGATCTCGTTCAAGCGACAAAGGTTACGCCACAGCTTCCCAAGTCCTACGCCCCAAAGCCTGTATCGAATACGCCTCCGCCTGTTTTAGAGGGGGAAGCGGTTGTCATACCAAGCACAGACCCCGAAGCCCCCACCCCGCAGACGATATCAGCATCCCCGCCTTCAGCTCCTCCCGAGGAACCTGCCGCGCTGCCAGCCTCCCCATCGGACACGCCTCCCAGTGCGCTTGAGGAATCGCAATCTCCACCACCAGCCCCCCCGGCACAGGCACTCATCTCGACCGAACCAGCCGAACTTGCGGTCGATAGCCCTGAAGCGACCCCGGTCGCGGAAATACAGCCCCCTGGATCAGCTTCTCTACCGCAGCCCCCGGCGGATTTTTCGGCAAAAGCACGAGAACTCGGGTATGTTTCAAAGCAAGAACGGGCACGGCAGTTGGCGCGGGAACTCTTCCAGACTCTGCGGAGCCAGGACGAACCAGCCACGCCAGAGCAACTGCCTGCACCAATCGATACCCCTCCCTCCACCGAGGCACCGGATACAGAGGAGATCCCTTTGCTCGCTACCTTGAACGTCGTCCGGGAAAAGATGGGGTCGCTGCCGGGCGTCAGCCTGCCGCCGCTCGACCGCTATCGGCTGATGGAACTTAATAAAAAAGACCTAGAGAATATGAATGTCGTTGAACTGGCGGCGCTCTCGGCGCAATTAGTCAAACTTGCGAAAGACCAATTGGCCGAAATCGACCGTCTGAAAGTTGCTACCCAGAAACGGCGCTAA
- a CDS encoding glycosyltransferase family 4 protein: protein MELGLAWPLSTQTGWGQVGFNMALQMLRLGSVRPLLLEPPEDLAIHGLHLWTLLPLELERRTRTDGVNGKGADWPFPVMHPLGNHFGGTGSRHRHRGAKNIGRMVFEDTELTAADRRDIPAYDCFLTPSRWNADLLTAAGVPDVRMVHEGIDDSIFFPAPRQGLCPGRFIVFSGGKLEFRKGQDIVVAAFKIFQRRHPEALLAVNWQNFWPQLAADIHLAGNVQTAPGLDQNGRLALGDWLIREGLPEDSFVDLGMIPHHMMAQVMREAHVAVFPNRAEGATNLVALECMAVNVPVILSANTGHLDLMMGSEPTCHALTHQSRVKTAPGMAGLDGWGESSVEDVVQALEKIYTDTGYARSIARNGTELAQSRSWQNQTKLVLDSLADLLD, encoded by the coding sequence ATGGAACTCGGATTGGCTTGGCCGCTGTCGACGCAAACCGGCTGGGGGCAGGTTGGCTTCAATATGGCGCTGCAAATGCTGCGGTTGGGAAGCGTGCGCCCGCTGCTGCTGGAGCCGCCGGAAGATCTTGCCATCCACGGGCTGCATCTCTGGACGCTGCTGCCGTTGGAACTCGAGCGGCGCACCCGCACCGATGGGGTGAACGGCAAAGGGGCCGACTGGCCGTTTCCAGTCATGCATCCGCTCGGCAATCACTTTGGCGGGACGGGCAGTCGCCATCGCCATCGCGGCGCTAAGAATATCGGACGCATGGTGTTTGAGGATACCGAACTGACGGCGGCGGACCGCCGCGATATTCCTGCCTATGACTGTTTTCTCACGCCGTCCCGGTGGAATGCCGATCTACTGACCGCCGCCGGGGTGCCGGATGTGCGTATGGTCCACGAGGGGATCGACGATAGCATCTTCTTCCCCGCACCGCGCCAGGGCCTCTGCCCCGGTCGGTTTATCGTCTTTTCCGGGGGGAAGCTCGAGTTTCGCAAGGGCCAGGATATCGTTGTCGCGGCCTTTAAGATATTCCAGCGCCGCCACCCAGAAGCCTTGTTGGCCGTGAATTGGCAGAATTTCTGGCCGCAGCTCGCTGCCGATATTCATCTGGCGGGTAATGTCCAAACCGCGCCCGGTCTCGATCAGAATGGCCGTCTTGCACTGGGTGACTGGTTAATCCGCGAAGGGTTGCCCGAAGATAGTTTCGTCGATCTCGGTATGATCCCGCACCATATGATGGCCCAGGTGATGCGCGAGGCGCATGTCGCCGTTTTTCCCAACCGTGCGGAAGGGGCGACCAATTTAGTCGCATTGGAATGTATGGCGGTGAATGTCCCCGTCATCCTCTCCGCCAATACCGGCCATCTCGATCTGATGATGGGTTCCGAGCCGACGTGCCACGCTCTGACGCATCAATCCCGCGTGAAAACCGCCCCGGGTATGGCGGGTTTAGACGGCTGGGGCGAAAGCTCGGTCGAGGATGTTGTGCAAGCTTTAGAGAAGATTTACACCGATACGGGGTATGCCCGGTCTATTGCCCGTAATGGAACAGAACTTGCCCAAAGCCGGTCTTGGCAGAACCAGACAAAATTGGTTCTAGACAGTCTCGCCGATCTTTTAGATTAG